A genome region from Nycticebus coucang isolate mNycCou1 chromosome 4, mNycCou1.pri, whole genome shotgun sequence includes the following:
- the TPST2 gene encoding protein-tyrosine sulfotransferase 2 isoform X3, whose protein sequence is MRLSVRRALLAAGCALALVLAVQLGQQVLECRAVLAGPRSPRRAMRPEQEELVMVGEDHVEYRYSKAMPLIFVGGVPRSGTTLMRAMLDAHPEVRCGEETRIIPRVLAMRQAWSKSGREKLRLDEAGVTDEVLDAAMQAFILEVIAKHGEPARVLCNKDPFTLKSSVYLSRLFPNSKFLLMVRDGRASVHSMITRKVTIAGFDLSSYRDCLTKWNKAIEVMYAQCMEVGKDKCLPVYYEQLVLHPRRSLKLILDFLGIGWSDAVLHHEELIGKPGGVSLSKIERSTDQVIKPVNLEALSKWTGHIPGDVVRDMAQIAPMLARLGYDPYANPPNYGNPDPIVINNTHRVLKGDYKTPANLKGYFQMAANGFVAKKRRNCLRMEIGPLIQAYCLQLIAKTGLLMRNAFAYVCKS, encoded by the exons aTGCGGCTGTCAGTGCGGAGGGCGCTGCTGGCTGCTGGCTGTGCCCTGGCCCTGGTGCTGGCGGTCCAGCTGGGGCAGCAGGTGCTGGAGTGCCGGGCAGTGCTGGCTGGCCCTCGGAGCCCCCGGCGGGCCATGCGGCCGGAGCAGGAGGAGCTGGTGATGGTCGGTGAGGACCACGTGGAGTACCGCTACAGCAAGGCGATGCCACTCATCTTTGTGGGTGGTGTGCCCCGCAGTGGCACCACGCTGATGCGTGCCATGCTGGACGCCCATCCTGAGGTACGCTGCGGCGAGGAGACCCGCATCATCCCACGCGTGCTGGCCATGCGACAGGCCTGGTCCAAGTCTGGCCGTGAGAAGCTCCGGCTGGATGAGGCGGGCGTGACGGACGAGGTGTTAGATGCAGCCATGCAGGCCTTCATCCTCGAGGTGATCGCCAAGCACGGCGAGCCGGCGCGCGTGCTCTGCAACAAGGACCCCTTCACGCTCAAGTCCTCAGTCTACCTGTCACGCCTGTTCCCCAACTCCAAGTTCTTGCTGATGGTGCGGGACGGCCGGGCCTCTGTGCACTCCATGATCACACGCAAAGTCACCATTGCCGGCTTTGACCTTAGCAGCTACCGCGACTGCCTCACCAAATGGAACAAGGCCATCGAGGTGATGTATGCCCAGTGCATGGAGGTGGGCAAGGACAAGTGCCTGCCTGTGTACTATGAGCAGCTGGTGCTGCACCCCCGTCGCTCCCTCAAGCTCATCCTCGACTTCCTTGGCATTGGCTGGAGCGACGCCGTTCTGCACCACGAGGAGCTCATTGGCAAGCCGGGTGGTGTCTCCCTGTCCAA GATCGAGCGGTCCACGGACCAGGTCATCAAACCTGTGAACCTGGAAGCACTCTCCAAATGGACTGGTCACATCCCTGGGGATGTGGTGCGGGACATGGCCCAGATCGCCCCCATGCTGGCTCGGCTTGGCTATGACCCCTATGCAAACCCACCCAACTATGGCAACCCTGACCCCATCGTCATTAACAACACACACCGG gtCTTAAAAGGGGACTATAAAACACCAGCCAATCTgaaaggatattttcag ATGGCTGCAAATGGCTTTGTTGCcaagaagagaagaaactgcCTTCGAATGGAAATCGGACCTCTAATCCAAGCATATTGCTTGCAATTAATTGCCAAAACGGGACTGCTAATGAGAAATGCATTTGCATATGTTTGCAAAAGTTGA